The Panthera leo isolate Ple1 chromosome C2, P.leo_Ple1_pat1.1, whole genome shotgun sequence genome window below encodes:
- the PP2D1 gene encoding protein phosphatase 2C-like domain-containing protein 1 isoform X2, whose protein sequence is MITFPCSTCKHKIDVHEIFLHKKQHVAWATLGFQWMGGKKPGPSVIAIQRQLIIAKLLSSSRFTEKILQSINNAFELLWKKQIPAYYKIVDSIHRSSTHPQTICHLLIKGVAICEDRNSTWRADMNDKFTVVNNFGNKHNVCFFGLFDGHHGVSAAELTSVELPVLLLHQLSRFDPSYQMTPEEQNIIESFHTVFREEYIAIEELFTSITKKKKTLKCEYENIHKAFAKAFWRMDRLLRLGRKEVSRVRWSGCSAVTCILEGNIKNPYAERRIHKRVSVAESFPSQMMPQIISGVLHIANTGNVQAVLCRNGKGFCITKEHTTRNITERRRLLQNGAMISSNEPHGLLEGQIKTTRGLGFHGNLKLKKSIIPAPHTISVPIDDLCQFLILATHGLWEVLDTKEVTALAMTMFQVYKETCFVKQNKSLPSKEPLLFPTNEPSNTKSESNIHILFQYKPESTKCVSTTNSKENVSDSKCSNSQNAQTFPSEMTNHNLCSEKETKGPTSANDGPKDSSEKEKESCTKNFYEGAAKYISHELVNAALVAGSRDNITVMVILLSGSEDQFLT, encoded by the exons ATGATAACATTTCCCTGTTCCACATGCAAGCACAAAATTGACGTACATGAAATTTTCCTCCATAAAAAGCAACATGTGGCTTGGGCCACCCTGGGGTTTCAGTGGATGGGTGGAAAGAAACCAGGGCCCTCAGTGATTGCCATTCAGAGACAGCTCATAATCGCTAAACTATTGTCATCATCTAGATTCACTGAAAAAATCCTACAGAGCATTAACAATGCTTTTGAGCTACTTTGGAAGAAACAAATACCAGCATACTATAAGATTGTTGACAGCATTCATAGGAGTTCCACACATCCTCAAACTATCTGTCATCTATTGATTAAAGGTGTCGCCATTTGTGAAGATAGAAATTCTACATGGAGAGCTGACATGAATGATAAATTCACTGTAGTGAACAATTTTGGCAATAAACACAATGTgtgtttctttggtttgtttgatGGACATCATGGTGTCTCAGCAGCAGAGCTGACATCAGTTGAACTCCCAGTTTTACTTCTCCATCAACTTTCCAGATTCGATCCTTCCTACCAAATGACCCCTGAAGAGCAAAACATAATCGAATCCTTTCACACAGTGTTTAGAGAAGAATACATAGCTATAGAAGAACTTTTCACCTCCataacgaaaaagaaaaaaacattgaaatgtgAGTATGAGAACATACACAAAGCCTTTGCAAAAGCATTTTGGAGAATGGACAGGCTTTTACGTCTTGGAAGGAAAGAAGTATCCAGGGTTCGATGGAGTGGCTGTTCTGCAGTTACCTGTATACTGGAAGGCAACATTAAAAATCCCTATGCTGAGAGGAGAATCCATAAGCGTGTTAGTGTGGCCGAGAGTTTCCCTTCCCAGATGATGCCACAGATAATTTCTGGAGTATTGCATATTGCAAACACTG GTAATGTACAAGCAGTCttatgcagaaatggaaaaggctTTTGCATAACCAAAGAACACACTACGCGAAACATAACCGAAAGAAGGAGGTTACTTCAGAATGGAGCGATGATTAGTTCAAATGAACCACATGGGCTCCTAGAAgggcaaataaaaaccacacgaGGACTTGGGTTTCATGGAAATCTCAAACTGAAGAAATCCATTATTCCAGCACCTCATACTATCTCTGTCCCTATAGATGACTTATGCCAATTCCTTATTTTAGCTACTCATGGACTCTGGGAAGTTCTGGATACAAAGGAAGTCACTGCACTGGCAATGACAATGTTTCAAGTGTATAAAGAAACCTGTTTTGTCAAGCAAAACAAATCTTTACCATCCAAAGAGCCTCTGCTTTTCCCAACCAACGAACCAAGTAATACTAAATCAGAAAGTAATATCCATATACTATTTCAGTATAAACCTGAATCTACAAAATGTGTGTCAACtacaaattcaaaagaaaatgtatctgatTCAAAATGTTCTAATTCTCAAAACGCACAAACATTTCCATCAGAAATGACTAATCACAATCTTTGCAGtgagaaagaaaccaaaggaCCAACCAGTGCAAATGATGGGCCAAAAGAttcaagtgaaaaagaaaaagaatcatgcACTAAAAATTTCTATGAAGGTGCAGCCAAGTATATTAGCCATGAACTTGTGAACGCTGCTTTAGTGGCTGGCTCCAGAGACAACATTACAGTCATGGTAATACTTCTCAGTGGAAGTGAGGATCAGTTTTTGACATAA
- the PP2D1 gene encoding protein phosphatase 2C-like domain-containing protein 1 isoform X1: MEINSAFRVFWKSREWNVRKSTFNSDQEIPLSLRRRYFKRKKKGRPSRDSEEYDKQQVGDHMITFPCSTCKHKIDVHEIFLHKKQHVAWATLGFQWMGGKKPGPSVIAIQRQLIIAKLLSSSRFTEKILQSINNAFELLWKKQIPAYYKIVDSIHRSSTHPQTICHLLIKGVAICEDRNSTWRADMNDKFTVVNNFGNKHNVCFFGLFDGHHGVSAAELTSVELPVLLLHQLSRFDPSYQMTPEEQNIIESFHTVFREEYIAIEELFTSITKKKKTLKCEYENIHKAFAKAFWRMDRLLRLGRKEVSRVRWSGCSAVTCILEGNIKNPYAERRIHKRVSVAESFPSQMMPQIISGVLHIANTGNVQAVLCRNGKGFCITKEHTTRNITERRRLLQNGAMISSNEPHGLLEGQIKTTRGLGFHGNLKLKKSIIPAPHTISVPIDDLCQFLILATHGLWEVLDTKEVTALAMTMFQVYKETCFVKQNKSLPSKEPLLFPTNEPSNTKSESNIHILFQYKPESTKCVSTTNSKENVSDSKCSNSQNAQTFPSEMTNHNLCSEKETKGPTSANDGPKDSSEKEKESCTKNFYEGAAKYISHELVNAALVAGSRDNITVMVILLSGSEDQFLT; encoded by the exons AGTGTTTTGGAAATCAAGGGAATGGAATGTGAGAAAGTCGACATTTAATTCAGACCAGGAAATACCACTTTCATTGAGAAGAAGGTattttaagaggaagaaaaagggcagACCATCCAGAGACTCTGAAGAGTATGATAAGCAACAGGTCGGTGATCACATGATAACATTTCCCTGTTCCACATGCAAGCACAAAATTGACGTACATGAAATTTTCCTCCATAAAAAGCAACATGTGGCTTGGGCCACCCTGGGGTTTCAGTGGATGGGTGGAAAGAAACCAGGGCCCTCAGTGATTGCCATTCAGAGACAGCTCATAATCGCTAAACTATTGTCATCATCTAGATTCACTGAAAAAATCCTACAGAGCATTAACAATGCTTTTGAGCTACTTTGGAAGAAACAAATACCAGCATACTATAAGATTGTTGACAGCATTCATAGGAGTTCCACACATCCTCAAACTATCTGTCATCTATTGATTAAAGGTGTCGCCATTTGTGAAGATAGAAATTCTACATGGAGAGCTGACATGAATGATAAATTCACTGTAGTGAACAATTTTGGCAATAAACACAATGTgtgtttctttggtttgtttgatGGACATCATGGTGTCTCAGCAGCAGAGCTGACATCAGTTGAACTCCCAGTTTTACTTCTCCATCAACTTTCCAGATTCGATCCTTCCTACCAAATGACCCCTGAAGAGCAAAACATAATCGAATCCTTTCACACAGTGTTTAGAGAAGAATACATAGCTATAGAAGAACTTTTCACCTCCataacgaaaaagaaaaaaacattgaaatgtgAGTATGAGAACATACACAAAGCCTTTGCAAAAGCATTTTGGAGAATGGACAGGCTTTTACGTCTTGGAAGGAAAGAAGTATCCAGGGTTCGATGGAGTGGCTGTTCTGCAGTTACCTGTATACTGGAAGGCAACATTAAAAATCCCTATGCTGAGAGGAGAATCCATAAGCGTGTTAGTGTGGCCGAGAGTTTCCCTTCCCAGATGATGCCACAGATAATTTCTGGAGTATTGCATATTGCAAACACTG GTAATGTACAAGCAGTCttatgcagaaatggaaaaggctTTTGCATAACCAAAGAACACACTACGCGAAACATAACCGAAAGAAGGAGGTTACTTCAGAATGGAGCGATGATTAGTTCAAATGAACCACATGGGCTCCTAGAAgggcaaataaaaaccacacgaGGACTTGGGTTTCATGGAAATCTCAAACTGAAGAAATCCATTATTCCAGCACCTCATACTATCTCTGTCCCTATAGATGACTTATGCCAATTCCTTATTTTAGCTACTCATGGACTCTGGGAAGTTCTGGATACAAAGGAAGTCACTGCACTGGCAATGACAATGTTTCAAGTGTATAAAGAAACCTGTTTTGTCAAGCAAAACAAATCTTTACCATCCAAAGAGCCTCTGCTTTTCCCAACCAACGAACCAAGTAATACTAAATCAGAAAGTAATATCCATATACTATTTCAGTATAAACCTGAATCTACAAAATGTGTGTCAACtacaaattcaaaagaaaatgtatctgatTCAAAATGTTCTAATTCTCAAAACGCACAAACATTTCCATCAGAAATGACTAATCACAATCTTTGCAGtgagaaagaaaccaaaggaCCAACCAGTGCAAATGATGGGCCAAAAGAttcaagtgaaaaagaaaaagaatcatgcACTAAAAATTTCTATGAAGGTGCAGCCAAGTATATTAGCCATGAACTTGTGAACGCTGCTTTAGTGGCTGGCTCCAGAGACAACATTACAGTCATGGTAATACTTCTCAGTGGAAGTGAGGATCAGTTTTTGACATAA